From a single Capsicum annuum cultivar UCD-10X-F1 chromosome 12, UCD10Xv1.1, whole genome shotgun sequence genomic region:
- the LOC107850210 gene encoding peptidyl-prolyl cis-trans isomerase CYP21-4-like: protein MARRKPQALLLQSKKKKGPSGVSVPTIIVLVYILIIVVMVFSLFSIYRYWSRRSIVQTPDGISTNKAIERKKSNIPNYSFISTSKGLITVELYKDGCPDIVEKFIDFSQKGHFKGMKFTRVIKNFVIHGSKVDRPEATEDWTSTEKHSIQLDTSLKHEVFMLGTSKVKHEGGGFDLFITTAPIPDLNDKINVFGRIIEGEDVMQEIKKVDTDDHYRPKTPVQINEVTLKHKS, encoded by the coding sequence ATGGCAAGGAGAAAACCTCAAGCTCTTTTGCTgcaaagcaaaaagaaaaaggggCCAAGTGGTGTCAGTGTCCCTACAATTATAGTATTAGTATACATCCTAATTATCGTTGTGATGGTGTTTTCCCTATTTTCTATATATAGATATTGGTCTCGGAGATCAATTGTTCAGACACCAGATGGTATATCAACCAACAAGGCTATTGAGCGGAAGAAATCTAATATTCCTAATTACTCTTTTATAAGCACTTCGAAAGGCCTAATAACTGTGGAACTTTACAAGGATGGTTGTCCAGACATTGTTGAAAAGTTCATTGATTTCAGTCAAAAGGGTCACTTTAAAGGGATGAAATTTACTCGTGTAATCAAGAACTTTGTCATCCACGGTAGTAAAGTTGATAGGCCTGAAGCCACAGAAGATTGGACGTCGACGGAAAAACATTCCATCCAACTGGACACAAGTCTTAAGCATGAAGTATTTATGCTTGGTACTTCCAAAGTGAAGCACGAAGGTGgaggatttgatttatttatcacAACAGCACCAATACCAGATTTGAATGACAAGATTAATGTCTTTGGCCGTATCATCGAGGGAGAAGATGTCATGCAGGAAATCAAAAAAGTAGATACAGATGACCACTATCGACCCAAAACTCCTGTACAAATCAATGAAGTAACTCTGAAGCACAAAAGCTGA
- the LOC107851448 gene encoding transcription factor TGA7: MNMSSPSTQFAPTRRMGIFEPFHHMSVWEDTFRGDIMPSTAACMVTPTNDRADDKSGYTSSEQLIPSGSEDNQAGKSISDKIQRRLAQNREAARKSRMRKKAYVQQLEKSNLKLAQLEMELERARQQGLYILGSNGNMGLSSTINPGIAAFEMEYSLWVEEQQKKNVELRNILQSHVTEMELQLLVETVLNHYYNLFRMKADAAKADVFYLMSGMWRSSVERFFLWIGGFKPSELINIVMPQLEPLSDQQIVKICNLRHCCQQAEDALTQGMDKLQQTLAQGILTMTTGMGSYSSQMVSSMEKLEALESFVNQADHLRQQTLQQMSLILTTRQSARGLLAFGEYLQRLRALSSLWAARPREPT, from the exons ATGAACATGAGTTCTCCATCAACTCAATTTGCCCCCACAAGAAGGATGGGCATATTTGAACCTTTCCACCATATGAGTGTGTGGGAAGACACATTTAGAGGTGACATTATGCCCAGCACTGCTGCTTGTATGGTCACACCGACAAATGACAGGGCAGATGACAAG TCTGGATATACTTCTAGTGAACAACTAATACCATCTGGATCTGAGGATAATCAGGCAGGAAAGAGTATTTCAGACAAG ATACAACGGCGTCTTGCACAGAATCGTGAAGCTGCCCGAAAAAGCCGTATGAGGAAAAAG GCTTATGTTCAGCAGCTTGAAAAAAGCAATTTAAAGTTAGCACAACTTGAAATGGAACTTGAGAGAGCTCGACAGCAG GGACTGTACATTTTAGGTTCAAATGGTAATATGGGGCTAAGTTCAACAATTAATCCAG GAATAGCTGCATTTGAAATGGAATATAGCCTCTGGGTTGAAGAGCAACAAAAAAAGAACGTAGAGTTGAGGAACATCTTGCAATCCCATGTAACCGAAATGGAGCTCCAGTTGCTGGTAGAAACCGTCTTAAACCACTACTACAATCTCTTCCGAATGAAAGCTGATGCTGCAAAAGCTGATGTGTTTTACTTGATGTCTGGGATGTGGAGAAGTTCAGTGGAGCGGTTTTTCCTCTGGATCGGAGGATTCAAGCCATCTGAACTCATAAAT ATCGTGATGCCACAACTCGAGCCATTGTCTGATCAGCAGATCGTGAAAATCTGTAATCTGCGACACTGTTGTCAGCAAGCTGAGGATGCTCTCACTCAGGGAATGGATAAACTTCAGCAGACTCTTGCACAGGGCATCCTAACTATGACCACCGGAATGGGAAGTTACAGTTCTCAAATGGTTTCCAGTATGGAAAAGTTAGAAGCACTGGAAAGTTTTGTTAACCAG GCAGATCACCTTCGGCAGCAAACACTACAACAAATGTCACTTATCTTGACTACTCGCCAATCAGCCAGGGGTTTACTCGCTTTTGGAGAATATCTTCAACGTCTTCGTGCTCTAAGTTCTCTTTGGGCTGCCCGTCCTCGTGAACCTACCTAG